In the genome of Pseudomonadota bacterium, the window TTCACCAGCTACACCCTGCTCGGCCCCCAGGCCACCGACACCCACTTCGTGGGGCTGCGCAACTATCAGCGCGCCCTGGGCGACACCGGGTTCTGGAACGCGCTGCGCGTGAGCCTGCTCTACGTGTTCGGATCGGCTGTGGTCGGGCAGATGGGCGTGGGACTTGTGCTGGCGCTGTACACAACCCGCCTGGAAGACCGCTTCGCGACCCTGGTGCGCGGCGCCGCGGTGCTGGCATGGATCGCCCCCGGCGTGGTGGTGGCGATACTCTGGAACATCTACCTGCAGCCCGAGGGGGGCACCCTCAACCGCTTGCTCGGAGTGCAGATCAGCTGGCTTGCGGAACATCCCCTGATTGCCATCACGCTCTACAACACATGGCGTGGCGCCGCGTTCTCGATGCTGCTGCTCGATGCCGCGCTGCGCAGCATCCCCATGTCGTACCTCGAAGCGGCGGCCGTCTGCGGCGCCAGCACCTGGCAGCGGTTCCGCGACATCACGCTTCCGCTGCTGCGCCCGCAGCTGCTCACCGATCTGCTGCTCATCACCCTCTGGACCCTCAACGACTTCGGCCCCTACCTGCTCACCAGCGGCGGACCGAACCACCAGACCGAGGTGATCCCCATCTTCACGTGGCGCGTGGCCTTCCGCTCGTTCGATCTGGGCTATGGCGCCGCGCTGTCGACGCTGCTGCTGGCCGTGAACCTGGCCCTCGCGCTGCTGTATCAGGCGATGCTGCGCCGGAGAGCCCGATGAGCAGCTTCGCATCAAGGGTCTTGCGCGGCGCCGTGCTTGCCTTTCTCGGGGTGTACTTCGCGGCCCCCTTCGCCTGGCTGGTGGTGGCACCGTTCTCGACGCACCCCTCGTTCGCGGTGCGAATGCCTGACTTCACGCTCGAGAACTTCCCCCGGCTGCTACAGACCCGAGGCGCGGTGGAAGCCTTCGGAAACTCGGTGGTGATGGCCGGATTCACCATGCTGCTCGTCACGCTCGTGGCCACCTCATCAGCGTACGCACTGTCGCGCCAGTCGTTTCGTGGGCGCGACCTCGTTCTCTACCTGCTGGTCCTGTTCTCATCGGTGGTGACGGGCGTGGCGGCGGTGGTGCCGCTCTTCACCATCACCATGAAGCTCGGGCTGCTCGACACGCACGCAGGCGTCATCCTGGTGAT includes:
- a CDS encoding sugar ABC transporter permease gives rise to the protein MSAEQGGPPSMLTRGLLVAFLLPGALLLLAFLVVPGAWSLGQSFTSYTLLGPQATDTHFVGLRNYQRALGDTGFWNALRVSLLYVFGSAVVGQMGVGLVLALYTTRLEDRFATLVRGAAVLAWIAPGVVVAILWNIYLQPEGGTLNRLLGVQISWLAEHPLIAITLYNTWRGAAFSMLLLDAALRSIPMSYLEAAAVCGASTWQRFRDITLPLLRPQLLTDLLLITLWTLNDFGPYLLTSGGPNHQTEVIPIFTWRVAFRSFDLGYGAALSTLLLAVNLALALLYQAMLRRRAR
- a CDS encoding carbohydrate ABC transporter permease, whose translation is MSSFASRVLRGAVLAFLGVYFAAPFAWLVVAPFSTHPSFAVRMPDFTLENFPRLLQTRGAVEAFGNSVVMAGFTMLLVTLVATSSAYALSRQSFRGRDLVLYLLVLFSSVVTGVAAVVPLFTITMKLGLLDTHAGVILVMSGGLLPSSLFIIKDFVDGIPRAYEEASLVDGATPLQTFVHVALPLCSGGMAVIALLSFVQAWDNFLTPYILLRSPEHYPASVAIYAFFSEMGLPFLNLVAAYSLLYALPVLVLYLVIQRVFGFQLHGGIKQ